A single region of the Roseivivax sp. THAF197b genome encodes:
- a CDS encoding divergent polysaccharide deacteylase family protein gives MARGLLAGAATGLVISVAGAAGLSLFMGYPPTPDGVLPEPAVSDSAVPEGAAPEAAGDAGIAPAGETTPGPAGNVTSLETPAPDAALPEGTDTDPAAVPDVAGESAALQAPDEMTGETGMDRQADPAGTETSGPASAPMLEQPDPTTEAGVAVVTDPAQPPMPEMPQDDIALAAPMPEAEDAVPLMPRSDDPAPETTPSPSGMDAPDGVQDPAPEAASDPAPAPSISLEDAPEVSAEAPEDEGADTEDTPPEAQDEIAALTPPAEENDADRPGIGQPARSLTDREDSARSTRLPTIGDAPEAGAENDSDTAAASGANAGAGAGPFQRYAAPVDIAADTPRMAVILIDDGSGPLGPNALDAFPFPVTFAVDPAASDAAQRMAGYREKGFEVLALIDLPEGARPSDLEVTFESAFGTLTEALGALEAPGAGMQASRELSEQVASYLGASGHGLVMQGKGLNTATSLARREGVPAGAVFRDIDGDGQDPGVQRRLLDRMALRARQDGQVIALGRLKADTLSALLLWGLQDRAGALELVPVSAVIGQE, from the coding sequence ATGGCGCGCGGATTACTGGCTGGTGCAGCGACGGGACTGGTGATTTCAGTCGCGGGCGCTGCGGGATTGTCGCTGTTCATGGGCTACCCGCCGACGCCGGATGGGGTGCTGCCCGAACCGGCCGTCTCCGACAGCGCCGTGCCCGAAGGCGCGGCCCCGGAGGCTGCGGGCGATGCAGGGATAGCCCCTGCCGGTGAAACGACCCCGGGCCCTGCCGGCAATGTGACCAGCCTCGAGACGCCCGCCCCCGATGCGGCATTGCCCGAAGGCACGGACACAGATCCCGCGGCGGTTCCGGATGTCGCAGGCGAAAGTGCCGCCCTGCAGGCGCCGGACGAGATGACGGGCGAGACCGGCATGGATCGGCAGGCTGATCCTGCGGGGACGGAGACGAGCGGCCCGGCCTCCGCGCCCATGCTGGAGCAACCCGATCCCACGACGGAAGCCGGTGTGGCGGTGGTCACGGATCCGGCCCAGCCGCCCATGCCCGAGATGCCGCAGGACGACATCGCACTGGCCGCACCAATGCCCGAGGCGGAAGATGCCGTACCGCTCATGCCGCGCAGCGACGATCCGGCACCTGAGACGACCCCGAGCCCCAGTGGCATGGACGCGCCCGATGGGGTACAGGATCCCGCCCCCGAAGCGGCCTCCGATCCTGCGCCCGCGCCGTCCATCAGCTTGGAAGACGCGCCCGAGGTGTCAGCGGAAGCGCCGGAAGACGAGGGCGCAGATACGGAGGACACCCCGCCCGAGGCTCAGGACGAGATCGCAGCGCTTACCCCGCCCGCGGAGGAGAACGACGCAGATCGCCCTGGCATCGGCCAGCCCGCACGCTCGCTGACCGATCGCGAGGATTCCGCCCGCAGCACGCGCCTTCCCACCATTGGTGATGCGCCCGAGGCGGGTGCGGAGAACGACAGCGACACCGCGGCCGCAAGCGGGGCGAACGCCGGGGCAGGGGCCGGACCCTTCCAGCGTTATGCCGCCCCGGTCGATATCGCAGCGGACACGCCGCGCATGGCTGTCATCCTGATCGATGACGGCTCCGGCCCGCTGGGACCCAATGCGCTCGATGCGTTTCCCTTCCCGGTCACCTTCGCGGTCGATCCGGCCGCCAGCGATGCGGCACAACGCATGGCGGGCTACCGCGAAAAGGGCTTCGAGGTGCTGGCCCTGATCGACCTGCCCGAAGGCGCGCGCCCGAGCGATCTGGAAGTCACTTTCGAGTCGGCCTTCGGCACGCTGACCGAAGCGTTGGGCGCGCTGGAAGCGCCGGGGGCAGGGATGCAGGCCTCGCGTGAATTGAGCGAACAGGTCGCCTCCTATCTCGGCGCGTCCGGCCATGGCCTTGTGATGCAGGGCAAGGGGCTCAACACGGCCACGTCGCTCGCGCGCCGCGAGGGCGTGCCTGCGGGTGCTGTGTTCCGCGATATCGACGGCGACGGACAGGATCCCGGCGTGCAGCGGCGGCTGCTGGACCGCATGGCGCTGCGGGCGCGGCAGGACGGCCAGGTGATCGCCCTCGGGCGGCTCAAGGCGGACACGCTGTCGGCGCTGCTGCTCTGGGGTTTGCAGGACAGGGCGGGCGCGCTTGAACTGGTGCCCGTCTCGGCGGTCATCGGGCAGGAGTGA
- a CDS encoding uracil-DNA glycosylase yields MSAPTPPASWAHLPFFRTDWPRIAAALEAEHRRVLPPSAQIFAALEAARPEDVRVVILGQDPYPTSGHANGLAFSAASGTHPLPRSLSNIFKELHSDLNVSREECDLSDWAAQGVLLLNTALSVPAGTAGGHAKLGWRQLTEEVLVTLSGQPRAFVLWGAHAQSFRPFITGDAHLVLEAPHPSPLSARRGFFGSRPFSRINAWLRSRGDKEIDWTRT; encoded by the coding sequence GTGAGCGCCCCGACACCGCCCGCGTCCTGGGCGCATCTGCCCTTCTTCCGCACCGATTGGCCCCGCATCGCGGCGGCGCTGGAGGCAGAGCACCGGCGCGTTCTGCCGCCCTCCGCACAGATTTTCGCAGCGCTCGAAGCCGCGCGTCCGGAGGATGTGCGCGTCGTGATCCTTGGGCAGGACCCGTATCCCACGTCCGGACATGCCAATGGGCTGGCCTTCTCCGCGGCATCGGGCACGCACCCCCTTCCGCGCAGCTTGTCAAACATTTTCAAGGAGTTGCATTCCGACCTGAATGTGTCACGTGAGGAATGTGACCTGTCCGACTGGGCCGCGCAGGGTGTGCTCTTGCTCAACACCGCGCTGAGCGTGCCAGCGGGCACCGCGGGCGGACATGCGAAACTCGGCTGGCGGCAATTGACCGAAGAGGTGCTTGTCACGCTGTCCGGGCAACCCCGCGCCTTCGTGCTTTGGGGCGCGCATGCACAATCCTTCCGCCCCTTCATCACGGGCGACGCGCATCTCGTGCTCGAGGCGCCGCATCCCTCGCCGCTCTCCGCACGGCGGGGCTTTTTCGGGTCACGGCCCTTTTCCCGGATCAACGCTTGGCTTAGGTCTCGGGGCGACAAGGAAATCGATTGGACGCGGACATGA
- the moaC gene encoding cyclic pyranopterin monophosphate synthase MoaC, translated as MANGLTHFDAKGDAHMVDVSDKAVTSRIATATGWVKMARETFETITEGRAKKGDVIGVARLAGIMGAKKTPDLIPLCHPLPVTKVAVEISPDPDLPGLRIEASVKTTGQTGVEMEALTAVSTTALTVYDMAKAVDKTMEIGGIHVTLKDGGKSGRFEAP; from the coding sequence ATGGCAAATGGTCTGACCCATTTCGACGCCAAGGGCGATGCCCACATGGTCGATGTCTCCGACAAGGCTGTCACCTCGCGTATCGCGACCGCAACGGGCTGGGTGAAGATGGCCCGTGAAACCTTTGAGACCATTACCGAAGGCCGGGCCAAGAAGGGCGATGTGATCGGCGTGGCGCGGCTCGCGGGCATCATGGGTGCAAAGAAGACGCCCGACCTGATCCCGCTCTGTCATCCGCTTCCCGTGACCAAGGTCGCCGTCGAGATCTCGCCCGATCCGGACCTGCCGGGACTTCGGATCGAAGCGAGCGTCAAGACGACTGGGCAGACCGGTGTCGAGATGGAGGCCTTGACCGCGGTCTCGACCACGGCCCTGACGGTCTATGACATGGCCAAGGCCGTGGATAAAACCATGGAGATCGGCGGCATCCACGTGACGCTGAAAGATGGCGGCAAGTCCGGCCGGTTCGAGGCGCCATGA
- the glp gene encoding gephyrin-like molybdotransferase Glp, whose protein sequence is MISVETALDALFALTPVLETEPVALRAAAGRVLREDAVAERDQPPFPASAMDGYAVMAAAPGDRFEVIGTAVAGKAFGGTVGPRQAVRIFTGAPVPDGAARIIIQEDVTRSGDTITVADSPDRATYIRPAGNDFTAGARIDAPRILRSGDIALLAAMNVSRVIATRKPRVAIIATGDELVSPGEVPGPDQIVASNTYGLAALFESVGAETRLLPIARDDHASLATVLGLVDDADLVVTVGGASVGDHDLVAEVSQNLGLERSFYKVAMRPGKPLMAGRLGQAMMIGLPGNPVSAMVCGHVFVIPVLRAMQGLGASPAPRLTAPLAHPLEPNGPRAHYMRARLKDGTLEVFERQDSGLLSVLNAADALVVRSPNAAPADAGESVPYLPL, encoded by the coding sequence ATGATCTCGGTCGAGACGGCGCTTGATGCGTTGTTTGCCCTGACCCCGGTTCTGGAGACCGAGCCGGTTGCGCTGCGCGCGGCTGCGGGCCGTGTCCTGCGGGAAGATGCCGTGGCCGAGCGCGACCAACCTCCTTTCCCGGCCTCGGCCATGGATGGTTACGCGGTAATGGCAGCCGCCCCCGGCGATCGTTTCGAGGTCATTGGTACAGCCGTTGCGGGCAAAGCCTTCGGCGGCACGGTCGGGCCTAGACAGGCCGTGCGCATTTTCACGGGCGCGCCGGTCCCGGACGGCGCGGCGCGGATCATCATCCAGGAAGACGTGACGCGCTCCGGCGACACGATCACGGTTGCGGATTCGCCCGATCGCGCGACCTATATCAGGCCAGCGGGCAATGATTTCACCGCCGGGGCCCGGATAGACGCGCCGCGCATATTGCGTTCCGGCGACATCGCCCTTCTGGCCGCGATGAACGTATCGCGGGTGATCGCAACGCGGAAACCCCGCGTCGCCATCATCGCGACAGGGGATGAGCTGGTGTCACCCGGCGAGGTGCCGGGCCCCGACCAGATCGTCGCATCGAACACCTACGGTCTGGCCGCCTTGTTCGAAAGCGTGGGCGCGGAGACCCGCCTTCTGCCTATTGCGCGCGACGATCACGCCTCTTTGGCGACGGTCTTGGGGTTGGTCGACGATGCCGATCTGGTTGTGACCGTTGGCGGCGCGTCCGTTGGCGATCATGACTTGGTGGCCGAGGTTTCGCAAAACCTGGGGCTGGAGCGGTCCTTCTACAAGGTGGCGATGCGGCCCGGAAAGCCGCTGATGGCGGGGCGCTTGGGTCAGGCGATGATGATCGGCCTGCCCGGCAATCCGGTTTCAGCCATGGTCTGCGGCCACGTTTTCGTCATTCCCGTGCTGCGTGCCATGCAGGGATTGGGCGCCTCGCCTGCCCCGCGTTTGACGGCCCCTCTCGCCCATCCGCTTGAGCCAAACGGCCCGCGGGCGCATTACATGCGGGCGCGTCTCAAGGACGGCACGCTTGAGGTGTTCGAGCGGCAGGATTCCGGGCTGTTGTCCGTGTTGAACGCGGCCGACGCGCTCGTCGTGCGCAGCCCAAATGCAGCCCCCGCCGATGCGGGAGAGAGCGTTCCGTATCTACCGCTTTGA
- a CDS encoding DUF1638 domain-containing protein, with protein MTTATADDTNTDRLRDEGLAATGAGRILLLACGALAREIIDLKAANGWDHLDLHCLPAILHNTPEKITPAVREAVTGRREDYDRVYVLYGDCGTGGALEAACVEMGVEMLEGPHCYSFFEGNATFAAQEEMTAFYLTDFLVRQFDAFVWEPLGLDRHPELRDMYFAHYETLVYQAQTDDPALTEKARACAARLGLRFERRATGYGDLARSLEAWVTDEASKPRR; from the coding sequence ATGACGACAGCCACAGCTGACGACACCAACACCGACAGATTGCGCGACGAAGGCCTCGCCGCAACGGGCGCGGGTCGTATCCTGCTGCTGGCCTGCGGCGCGCTCGCCCGCGAGATCATCGACCTGAAGGCCGCCAATGGCTGGGATCATCTCGACCTGCATTGCCTGCCCGCGATCCTGCACAACACGCCTGAAAAGATCACACCCGCCGTGCGCGAGGCCGTGACCGGGCGCCGCGAAGACTATGATCGGGTCTACGTGCTATACGGGGATTGCGGCACCGGGGGCGCGCTGGAAGCGGCCTGCGTGGAGATGGGCGTCGAGATGCTGGAAGGACCGCATTGCTACAGTTTCTTCGAGGGCAACGCGACATTCGCCGCGCAGGAGGAAATGACCGCCTTCTACCTGACGGATTTCCTCGTCCGGCAATTCGATGCCTTCGTATGGGAGCCGCTCGGCCTCGACCGGCACCCTGAGCTGCGGGACATGTATTTCGCCCATTACGAAACACTGGTCTACCAGGCGCAGACCGACGATCCGGCGCTGACGGAGAAGGCGCGCGCCTGCGCGGCGCGGCTTGGTCTCCGGTTCGAACGCCGAGCGACGGGTTATGGCGATCTGGCCCGGTCGCTGGAAGCCTGGGTCACGGACGAGGCGTCAAAGCCCCGCCGCTGA
- the trpC gene encoding indole-3-glycerol phosphate synthase TrpC: protein MTETILDRIKTYKLQEVAADKATMPLNLIEEAARAADPVRGFEASLRRAQATGYGLIAEIKKASPSKGLIREDFDPATLAQAYERGGATCLSVLTDTPSFKGAKPYLSQARNATRLPAIRKDFIYDPYQVVEARSLHADCILLIMASIDDGQAAELEATAFDWGMDVLIEVHDAAELERAHKLKSRMIGVNNRNLHTFETSLETTKALAGAMPEDALVISESGLFVPEDLAEMAAVGVRSFLIGEALMRQADVEAATTRLLADPVV, encoded by the coding sequence ATGACCGAGACCATTCTCGACCGGATCAAGACCTACAAACTGCAGGAAGTCGCTGCCGACAAGGCGACCATGCCCCTGAACCTGATCGAGGAGGCTGCCCGCGCCGCCGACCCCGTGCGCGGTTTCGAGGCATCGCTGCGCCGCGCCCAAGCGACCGGGTACGGGCTGATCGCCGAGATCAAGAAGGCCTCGCCCTCCAAGGGTTTGATCCGCGAGGATTTCGACCCCGCAACCCTCGCCCAGGCCTATGAACGCGGTGGCGCCACTTGCCTGTCGGTGCTGACCGACACGCCCAGTTTCAAGGGGGCGAAGCCCTATCTCAGCCAGGCCCGCAACGCGACGCGCCTGCCCGCGATCCGCAAGGACTTCATTTACGACCCCTACCAGGTGGTCGAGGCACGCTCGCTCCATGCCGATTGCATCCTGCTGATCATGGCGTCGATCGATGACGGCCAGGCGGCGGAGCTGGAAGCGACCGCCTTCGACTGGGGCATGGACGTCCTGATCGAAGTGCATGACGCGGCTGAGCTGGAGCGCGCGCACAAGCTGAAATCGCGCATGATCGGCGTCAACAACCGCAACCTGCACACGTTTGAGACCTCCCTCGAGACAACGAAGGCACTTGCCGGAGCGATGCCCGAAGACGCTCTCGTTATCTCGGAATCGGGATTGTTCGTGCCGGAAGACCTGGCGGAAATGGCCGCGGTCGGCGTGCGCAGTTTCCTGATCGGCGAGGCGCTGATGCGCCAGGCGGATGTCGAAGCAGCGACCACGCGGCTCCTTGCCGATCCGGTGGTCTGA
- a CDS encoding aminodeoxychorismate/anthranilate synthase component II — protein MLLLIDNYDSFTYNLVHYLGELGAEVVVRRNDALDVQAAMAMKPAGILLSPGPCDPDQAGICLALTHAAAETGTPLMGVCLGHQTIGQAFGGRVQRHSDIVHGKMGVMHHQGKGVFAGLPSPFEATRYHSLVVDRETLPDCLEITAELEDGTIMGLSHRDLPIHGVQFHPESIASEHGHKLLKNFTDLLPVMA, from the coding sequence ATGCTTCTTCTGATCGATAATTACGACAGCTTCACCTACAATCTTGTGCATTACCTGGGCGAGCTTGGCGCCGAGGTTGTGGTGCGTCGCAACGATGCGCTCGATGTACAGGCGGCGATGGCCATGAAGCCTGCGGGCATTCTGCTGTCCCCCGGTCCCTGCGATCCCGATCAGGCGGGCATCTGCCTGGCCCTGACCCATGCCGCCGCCGAAACCGGCACGCCCCTCATGGGTGTCTGCCTCGGTCACCAGACCATCGGTCAGGCCTTCGGCGGGCGCGTGCAGCGGCACTCCGACATCGTGCATGGCAAGATGGGCGTGATGCACCACCAGGGCAAAGGCGTGTTCGCCGGTCTGCCCTCGCCCTTCGAGGCGACGCGCTATCACTCGCTCGTTGTGGACCGCGAGACACTCCCCGATTGCCTCGAGATCACGGCGGAGCTTGAGGACGGCACCATCATGGGCCTGTCGCATCGCGACCTGCCCATCCATGGCGTGCAATTCCATCCCGAGAGCATTGCCTCCGAACATGGGCACAAGCTTTTGAAAAATTTCACCGATCTTCTGCCGGTGATGGCATGA
- a CDS encoding PA0069 family radical SAM protein, whose amino-acid sequence MPRHITHIDAEARPGRGAASRDAGRFERFAREDAHDGWDIAEERRVERTEVSDERPRSVINYTRSPDLPFDRTINPYRGCEHGCIYCFARPTHAYLGLSPGLDFETRLIARPEAPDVLARELRKPGYRPATIAIGTNTDPYQPLEKERRIMRGLLEVLCEHNHPVAIVTKGTLIERDIDILSEMAARGLARVGISVTTLDPVLSRRMEPRVPAPARRLATIRRLTEAGIPVRLMASPLVPALTDPELEAILEAGRDAGADAATWIMLRLPREVAPLWQDWLETHYPNAAGRVMARLREMHGGAVYSSEWHKRMRGEGHYAQIIAHRFALATKRLGLDRATAPLRTDLFAVPPRAGDQLALF is encoded by the coding sequence ATGCCGCGCCACATCACTCATATTGACGCAGAGGCGCGCCCGGGACGGGGGGCGGCCAGCCGCGATGCGGGCCGGTTCGAACGGTTCGCGCGCGAAGACGCCCATGACGGCTGGGACATCGCCGAGGAGCGACGCGTCGAACGCACCGAAGTCAGTGACGAGCGGCCGCGCTCCGTGATCAACTACACGCGCTCGCCCGATCTGCCCTTCGACCGGACGATCAACCCCTATCGCGGCTGCGAACATGGCTGCATCTACTGCTTCGCGCGCCCGACCCATGCCTATCTGGGCCTGTCGCCGGGGCTCGATTTCGAGACGCGCCTCATCGCGCGACCCGAGGCGCCGGACGTGCTGGCGCGCGAGCTGCGCAAACCCGGCTATCGTCCGGCGACCATCGCGATCGGCACCAATACCGATCCCTACCAGCCGCTGGAGAAAGAGCGCCGCATCATGCGCGGGTTGCTCGAAGTGCTGTGCGAGCACAATCACCCGGTGGCCATCGTCACGAAGGGCACCCTGATCGAGCGCGATATCGACATCCTGTCCGAAATGGCCGCGCGCGGTCTGGCGCGCGTCGGCATTTCGGTGACCACGCTCGACCCGGTGCTGTCGCGCCGGATGGAGCCGCGCGTTCCGGCGCCCGCGCGCCGTCTCGCGACGATCCGGCGTCTGACGGAGGCGGGTATCCCCGTGCGGCTCATGGCCTCTCCGCTCGTGCCGGCACTGACCGATCCCGAGCTTGAGGCGATCCTCGAAGCCGGGCGCGATGCCGGTGCGGATGCCGCGACCTGGATCATGCTGCGCCTCCCGCGCGAGGTCGCTCCCCTCTGGCAGGACTGGCTCGAGACGCATTACCCGAATGCGGCGGGCCGCGTCATGGCGCGGCTGCGGGAAATGCATGGCGGCGCGGTCTATTCGTCCGAATGGCACAAGCGCATGCGCGGCGAGGGGCATTACGCCCAGATCATCGCGCACAGATTCGCGCTGGCCACGAAGCGGCTTGGCCTCGATCGCGCGACGGCACCCCTGCGCACCGATCTTTTCGCGGTGCCGCCGCGTGCGGGCGACCAGCTGGCGCTGTTCTGA
- a CDS encoding B12-binding domain-containing protein yields MSDEEDDLILSDLPDEELVPQMHDDLYDGLKEEIEEGVNILLERGWEPYKILTEGLVAGMTIVGRDFRDGILFVPEVLLAANAMKGGMAILKPLLAETGAPKMGKMVIGTVKGDIHDIGKNLVSMMMEGAGFEVIDLGINNAVESYLEAIEKEQPDILGMSALLTTTMPYMKVVIDTMKEQGIRDDYIVLVGGAPLNEEFGKAIGADAYCRDAAVAVDTAKSLVARRHNQRAAG; encoded by the coding sequence ATGTCTGACGAAGAAGACGATCTGATCCTGTCGGACCTTCCCGACGAGGAACTCGTGCCGCAGATGCACGACGATCTTTACGACGGTCTGAAGGAAGAGATCGAGGAGGGTGTGAACATCCTGCTCGAACGGGGCTGGGAGCCCTACAAGATCCTGACCGAAGGCCTGGTTGCTGGCATGACCATCGTGGGACGCGATTTCCGCGATGGCATCCTCTTCGTGCCCGAGGTGCTGCTTGCGGCCAACGCGATGAAGGGCGGCATGGCCATCCTGAAACCGCTTCTGGCCGAAACCGGCGCGCCCAAGATGGGCAAGATGGTGATCGGCACGGTGAAGGGCGATATCCACGATATCGGCAAGAACCTCGTATCGATGATGATGGAGGGCGCGGGCTTCGAGGTGATCGACCTCGGCATCAACAATGCCGTCGAAAGCTATCTCGAAGCGATCGAGAAGGAGCAGCCCGACATCCTCGGCATGTCTGCACTTCTGACCACCACCATGCCCTACATGAAGGTCGTGATCGACACGATGAAGGAGCAAGGCATCCGGGACGATTACATCGTGCTCGTGGGCGGCGCGCCCCTGAACGAGGAATTCGGCAAGGCCATCGGGGCAGATGCCTATTGCCGGGATGCGGCGGTCGCCGTGGATACCGCGAAAAGCCTCGTGGCCCGGCGTCACAACCAGCGGGCAGCCGGTTGA
- the trpD gene encoding anthranilate phosphoribosyltransferase, producing the protein MSDALKPLIGAAAERPLTADEAERAFTLLFEGEATPSQIGGLLMALRTRGESVPEYTAAARVMRAKCNKVAAPEGAMDIVGTGGDGKGTLNISTATAFVVAGAGVTVAKHGNRNLSSKSGAADALTQLGVNVMIEAARVEAILREAGICFMMAPMHHPAMAHVGPTRQELGTRTIFNILGPLTNPAGVKRQLTGAFSRGMIRPMAEVLQELGSERAWLVHGGDGTDELSIAGISWVAALEDGAIREFELHPEEAGLPEHPFEAILGGTPEENGQAFRALLEGAAGAYRDAVLLNSAAALVVAGKAPDLKDGARMASESIDSGAARARVEALARLSQA; encoded by the coding sequence ATGAGCGATGCGCTGAAACCGCTGATCGGGGCCGCTGCCGAGCGCCCGCTGACCGCAGACGAGGCCGAGCGCGCCTTCACGCTTCTCTTCGAAGGCGAGGCCACACCGAGCCAGATCGGCGGGCTTCTCATGGCGCTGCGCACGCGCGGGGAAAGCGTGCCGGAATACACCGCAGCCGCCCGCGTCATGCGCGCCAAGTGCAACAAGGTGGCCGCCCCCGAAGGCGCGATGGACATTGTCGGCACCGGCGGCGACGGCAAGGGCACGCTCAATATCTCGACCGCGACGGCCTTCGTCGTGGCGGGCGCGGGCGTCACGGTGGCCAAGCACGGCAACCGCAACCTGTCGTCGAAATCGGGCGCGGCCGACGCGCTGACCCAGCTCGGCGTCAACGTCATGATCGAGGCCGCCCGGGTCGAGGCGATCCTGCGCGAGGCGGGCATCTGCTTCATGATGGCCCCGATGCACCATCCGGCCATGGCCCATGTCGGTCCCACCCGGCAGGAGCTTGGGACAAGAACGATCTTCAACATATTGGGACCGCTCACAAATCCCGCGGGCGTCAAACGACAGCTGACCGGCGCTTTCTCGCGCGGAATGATCCGGCCCATGGCCGAGGTGCTTCAGGAATTGGGTTCCGAACGCGCCTGGCTTGTCCATGGCGGCGACGGCACCGATGAGCTGTCGATCGCCGGGATCAGCTGGGTGGCAGCGCTTGAAGACGGCGCCATCCGCGAGTTTGAGCTGCATCCCGAAGAGGCAGGCCTGCCCGAACATCCCTTCGAGGCGATCCTTGGCGGCACGCCGGAAGAGAACGGCCAGGCCTTTCGCGCCCTTCTCGAGGGCGCAGCGGGCGCGTATCGCGATGCGGTTCTCTTGAATTCTGCCGCGGCGCTGGTGGTCGCGGGCAAGGCGCCTGACCTCAAGGATGGCGCGCGGATGGCCAGCGAATCAATCGACAGCGGCGCTGCGCGCGCGCGGGTCGAGGCGCTGGCGCGCTTGTCGCAGGCGTGA
- the bmt gene encoding betaine--homocysteine S-methyltransferase, producing MTNALTSLLETRDWLLADGATGTNLFNMGLESGDAPEFWNLNEPDKIRALYRNAVEAGSDIFLTNSFGGNASRLKLHDGQNRVGELNRAAAELGREIADKADRPIVVAGSVGPTGDIMEPVGNLSHADAVEMFHEQAEALKAGGADVLWVETISAPEEFKAAAEAFALADMPWCGTMSFDTAGRTMMGLTSSDMVALVQGLPNPPLGFGANCGVGASDLLRTVLGFTAETPQIPVIAKGNAGIPRFEDGHIHYDGTPELMAEYAVMARDAGATIIGGCCGTMPEHLRAMRAALETRPRGDAPTLAEIEAKIGGFSSASDGTGADAKTESAARRSGGRRRRRA from the coding sequence ATGACGAATGCCCTCACCTCCCTTCTTGAGACGCGCGACTGGCTTCTGGCAGACGGTGCTACGGGCACGAACCTGTTCAACATGGGTCTGGAATCGGGCGATGCGCCGGAATTCTGGAACCTGAACGAGCCCGACAAGATCCGCGCGCTTTACCGCAATGCCGTGGAGGCCGGGTCGGATATCTTCCTGACCAATTCCTTCGGCGGCAATGCGTCGCGACTGAAACTGCATGACGGGCAGAACCGCGTGGGCGAGCTCAATCGCGCCGCCGCGGAGCTGGGTCGCGAGATCGCCGACAAGGCCGACCGCCCCATCGTCGTGGCAGGCTCCGTTGGCCCCACCGGCGATATCATGGAGCCGGTGGGCAACCTCAGCCATGCCGACGCGGTCGAAATGTTTCACGAACAGGCCGAAGCGCTGAAAGCGGGCGGTGCGGATGTTCTCTGGGTCGAGACGATTTCCGCGCCCGAAGAGTTCAAGGCCGCCGCAGAGGCCTTCGCGCTGGCGGACATGCCCTGGTGCGGCACGATGAGCTTTGACACCGCGGGCCGCACGATGATGGGCCTGACCTCCTCGGATATGGTGGCATTGGTCCAGGGGCTGCCCAACCCGCCCCTGGGCTTCGGGGCCAATTGCGGCGTGGGCGCGTCGGACCTTCTGCGCACCGTGTTGGGCTTCACCGCCGAGACGCCGCAGATCCCGGTGATCGCCAAGGGCAACGCCGGTATCCCGCGCTTCGAGGACGGGCATATCCATTACGACGGAACGCCCGAACTGATGGCCGAATACGCGGTCATGGCCCGCGATGCCGGTGCGACGATCATCGGTGGCTGCTGCGGTACCATGCCCGAGCATCTGCGCGCCATGCGCGCCGCGCTTGAGACGCGTCCTCGCGGCGATGCCCCGACGCTGGCCGAGATCGAAGCGAAGATCGGCGGATTTTCCTCCGCCTCCGACGGAACCGGCGCGGACGCCAAGACGGAAAGCGCGGCACGCCGCTCTGGCGGGCGTCGTCGCCGCCGCGCGTGA